The following proteins are co-located in the Hippoglossus stenolepis isolate QCI-W04-F060 chromosome 23, HSTE1.2, whole genome shotgun sequence genome:
- the LOC118102613 gene encoding ADAMTS-like protein 1 isoform X4, translating to MRGGCLGTTGLLLLVCVKVAVWANDGDAVFIREYTLIRRDHLAEEPLHDVIQRPEDPSSRTARSEEDRDTLWDAWGSWSECSRTCGGGASYSLRRCLSSKTCEGQNIKYRTCSNVDCPPETGDFRAQQCSAHADVRHQGQYHEWVPLYNDPDNPCALKCKAKGSGFVVELAPKVLDGTRCYTESLDMCISGVCQIVGCDHELGSTTKEDNCGVCNGDGSSCRLVRGHYKSQHASGKTEDTVVVIPYKSRHVRLVLKGPDHLYVESKTLQGVKDELVFDTSGQYHLENTTLDYQQLSDKEILRVTGPLGADFTVKVQLTSGADSVVQYIYYQPIIHRWRETDFFPCSVTCGGGYQLTSAECFDLRSGRVVVDQYCHYYPENIKPKPKLQECNMEPCLASDGYKQIMPYDLYHPLPRWESSPWTACSTSCGGGIQSRSVSCVEEDMQGIVTLTEEWKCLYSPKTAILQPCNTYDCPTWLAQEWSPCTVTCGQGLRYRVVLCIDHRGLHAGGCNPTTKPHIKEECLVTVPCYKSMDTLPVEAKPVWHKQAIELEEEITVTEDPT from the exons AGCTCACGGACGGCCCGCTCggaagaagacagagacacGCTGTGGGATGCCTGGGGCTCGTGGAGTGAGTGTTCCCGcacctgtggaggaggagccTCGTACTCCCTGCGACGATGCCTCAGCTCCAA gaCCTGCGAAGGGCAGAATATCAAATATCGCACATGCAGTAATGTG GACTGCCCTCCAGAAACTGGTGATTTCCGTGCCCAGCAGTGTTCCGCTCACGCAGACGTGCGACACCAGGGTCAGTACCATGAGTGGGTGCCTCTGTACAACGACCCGGACAACCCCTGCGCTCTCAAGTGCAAAGCCAAAGGTTCGGGCTTCGTGGTGGAGCTGGCGCCCAAGGTTCTGGACGGGACTCGCTGTTACACCGAGTCCTTGGACATGTGTATCAGTGGAGTCTGCCAG ATTGTAGGTTGCGATCATGAGCTGGGGAGCACAACAAAGGAGGACAACTGTGGTGTCTGCAATGGAGACGGCTCTTCCTGCCGACTTGTGCGAGGACACTACAAATCCCAGCATGCTTCAGGAAAAA CTGAGGACACAGTCGTCGTCATCCCCTACAAGAGTCGTCATGTGCGTCTGGTTCTGAAAGGCCCAGATCACTTGT ATGTGGAGAGTAAGACGCTGCAAGGGGTCAAAGATGAACTGGTCTTCGACACATCAGGGCAGTACCATCTGGAGAACACCACCCTGGACTACCAGCAACTCTCTGACAAGGAGATCCTGAGAGTCACTGGCCCACTTGGAGCTGACTTCACTGTGAAA GTCCAGTTGACCAGTGGAGCGGACAGCGTGGTCCAGTACATCTACTACCAGCCGATCATCCACCGCTGGAGAGAGACCGACTTTTTCCCCTGCTCCGTCACATGTGGTGGAG GTTACCAGCTCACCTCGGCAGAGTGCTTTGACCTACGCAGCGGCCGAGTGGTTGTGGATCAGTACTGCCATTATTACCCAGAGAACATCAAACCCAAACCCAAACTGCAGGAATGCAACATGGAGCCTTGCCTGGCCAG TGATGGGTACAAGCAAATTATGCCGTATGACCTCTACCACCCACTGCCCCG ATGGGAGAGCAGTCCCTGGACCGCCTGCTCCACTTCGTGCGGCGGGGGCATCCAGAGTCGCTCAGTGTCCTGTGTAGAGGAAGACATGCAGGGAATCGTCACTCTCACCGAGGAGTGGAAGTGCCTCTACTCCCCGAAAACGGCCATCCTGCAGCCCTGCAACACCTACGACTGCCCCACCTGGCTGGCACAGGAGTGGTCACCC TGCACGGTGACCTGTGGACAGGGTCTGCGCTACAGAGTGGTGCTATGCATCGATCACAGGGGGCTCCACGCCGGAGGCTGCAACCCCACCACCAAACCCCACATCAAGGAGGAGTGCCTGGTGACCGTGCCCTGCTACAAGTCCATGG ATACGCTCCCAGTTGAGGCGAAACCTGTGTGGCATAAGCAGGCGatagagctggaggaggagatcaCAGTGACGGAGGATCCAACGTAA